From a single Brassica oleracea var. oleracea cultivar TO1000 chromosome C5, BOL, whole genome shotgun sequence genomic region:
- the LOC106292593 gene encoding mediator of RNA polymerase II transcription subunit 6, protein MDASLVSADTFNGNAGEQIAPPLQPPGTDMTGICFRDQLWINSYPLDRNYVFDYFALSPFYDITCNNEILRRRSVHPLDHSQLSKMTGLEYVISDATEPNFFVFRKQKRDGPEKVTPMLTYYILDGTIYQAPQLCTVFAARVGRAVFNISNAFSVAASKLETIRQVDAKSQNEPSESKPASETVDLKEVKRVDLILKSLYSKLPPAPPPPPFPEGYVSQEALGEKEEEVGTQGGESQQPQIDPIIDQGPAKRMKF, encoded by the exons ATGGACGCCTCTCTTGTCTCCGCCGATACCTTCAACGGCAATGCGGGGGAGCAGATTGCTCCTCCGCTGCAACCACCAGGCACGGATATGACCGGTATATGTTTCAGGGATCAGCTCTGGATCAACTCGTACCCTCTAGACCGTAACTACGTCTTCGACTACTTCGCCTTGTCTCCCTTCTACGATATCACCTGCAACAACGAGATTCTTCGTCGTAGATCCGTTCACCCTCTCGATCACTCTCAGCTCTC GAAGATGACAGGATTAGAGTATGTGATCAGTGATGCTACTGAGCCAAACTTTTTCGTGTTTCGTAAGCAGAAGAGAGATGGTCCTGAGAAAGTCACACCGATGCTGACGTATTATATCTTGGACGGTACTATATACCAAGCTCCTCAGCTTTGTACTGTCTTTGCAGCTCGTGTT GGTCGGGCTGTTTTTAATATATCCAACGCTTTCTCGGTTGCTGCATCCAAGTTGGAGACCATTAGGCAGG TTGATGCTAAAAGCCAGAACGAACCTTCTGAGTCAAAGCCTGCTAGTGAGACGGTTGATCTTAAGGAAGTGAAGCGGGTCGATTTGATTCTTAAGTCTTTATATAGCAAG CTACCCCCAGCACCTCCACCACCACCCTTCCCTGAAGGCTATGTTAGCCAGGAAGCATTAGGGGAAAAGGAAGAAGAGGTTGGAACACAGGGAGGAGAGTCACAACAGCCTCAAATTGATCCTATTATCGATCAAGGTCCTGCTAAAAGAATGAAGTTCTAA